Proteins from a single region of Lampris incognitus isolate fLamInc1 chromosome 16, fLamInc1.hap2, whole genome shotgun sequence:
- the clmna gene encoding interaptin: MRDPDLLPRYGRCSGGGSGRTNDEGYSTVLQTLVRRPTVPWMNTDRFPGERELVQKRTFTRWINLHLGKCDPPMEVHDLFQDIQDGRILMALLEELSGCKLLHGFKKSSHRIFRLNNIAKVLSFLEERNVKLVSIDASDVADGNSSIILGLIWNIILFFQIKELTGNIKSQFPSCSSLSSIPTSSDSDTSHSSTPSEERRLPSVPARDHGKAIKKLLQWVQKRTRKYGVAVHDFGKSWTSGLAFLAVIKSIDTSLVDMRRALLRSSRENVEEAFRTAHYSLGIPRLLEPEDVTINPPDEQSIMTYVAQFLEHFPDTEEPEEPRVVIERSISMGRLSSCDSDSDHIRNGVLYGHLRERPHMVHKNWVKPPPKILISSLSVDRGVFSPTSPTAGARSWASEDSLEKSPPEEDVSTSMGGDVQGPRRQIFTTPAPNSPLSSYVHSPICSSVSESVNSESVNSESVISDSAIGSPDSWMEGDVRMTPERFGGSRSDSSLCDSGTAWDVSGPLTTPEEVTAIDEGLSPLSVGIPLDEQSIPKMFIDEGIYSMSSMESTQERIQVQSDKEEEDNKAEEAKSYIQDVDQDMVCEHASNQKEVEDKADGDSEQMDTSQPQRDHVCAEQLSSLGPSDERNLNFSEDDHSLESEGTNQSQSNSNHIPLTSDLFEELEEKNDVQMSSQRESECAREAAELNGESKDHEGQLNVKSRSVSGRNGVETACEGQESLSEGKVEKKGISKEKHSEAKEYSERQEEANKRVLNGLADPQKHTGTKSYDFAANTHSEQHEAVDQSLTNQDGSSKPSRDHSTNHNCSRVSVTSDQTEEAKDRAFSPKRENQDGDKDLDRTGTSGNQEIDTDVNNETLNEKSCTSIAEDGDKATESALLGGLLEEKFKPIPTEQTREVAYQDSVDVNQHDTVRLSETDSAGSEATNNAEITTTPQPYGCLQDDQNNDVRTTTEINKLDTPPPLRAIDTKGHPVDSDLRDTERDATDQLDCHHVKTGTLLSVEEAAIAQLNRSNPDDSWSNCETGSMSYSRFSDPSDMDLFHTDADRSSPLEELVSERLEPMDMFYPDKEELMYTEPPEEDVESQWSVFSVSALQPAPASEPLPETHTPQQTHGNSLTETHPPDELDKELKCTVHLATQEQEVAELRQEGETPSEAQEQPRCVGEMMGEDGGHTASEGANLCDLGGTRAGSPSSARENTKPLRSEAESSRTPHDSLIPTDLRHRLLANSNEALDNRPNVSTVETHDNNSDPGRRQSSLPVTDLYMLLLLWMLLYCLWVLPQIDLRTLPGLLLNLDH; encoded by the exons CGGAGGTGGTTCCGGGAGAACGAACGATGAAGGCTACTCTACAGTTCTCCAGACACTCGTCCGGAGGCCCACCGTGCCCTGGATGAACACGGACCGCTTCCCCG GTGAAAGAGAACTCGTTCAAAAGAGGACCTTCACCCGATGGATCAATCTGCATTTGGGAAAG TGCGACCCCCCGATGGAGGTTCACGACCTTTTCCAAGATATCCAGGATGGACGGATCCTCATGGCCCTGCTGGAGGAGCTGTCTGGCTGCAAGCTG CTTCACGGTTTCAAAAAGTCCTCCCACCGAATCTTCCGACTGAACAACATCGCCAAGGTGCTGTCTTTCCTCGAGGAGAGAAAT GTTAAGCTGGTCAGCATCGATGCTTCAGACGTTGCCGATGGCAACTCCTCCATCATTCTGGGACTCATCTGGAACATCATCCTCTTCTTCCAG ATTAAAGAGCTCACGGGGAACATCAAGAGCCAGTTCCCCTCCTGCTCCAGCTTGTCGTCCATCCCCACCAGCTCCGACTCGGACACCTCCCACTCCAGCACGCCCTCGGAGGAGAGAAGGCTCCCCTCCGTGCCCGCACGTGATCACGGAAAGGCCATCAAGAAACTGCTGCAGTGGGTGCAGAAGCGAACCCGCAA ATATGGTGTGGCGGTGCATGATTTTGGGAAAAGCTGGACCAGCGGTTTGGCCTTCCTGGCGGTCATTAAGTCCATTGACACCAGCCTGGTGGACATGAGGAGGGCCCTACTGAGGAGCAGCAGGGAGAACGTGGAGGAGGCTTTCAGGACGGCCCACTACAGCCTGGGCATCCCACGCCTGCTGGAGCCAGAGG ATGTGACTATCAATCCACCAGATGAGCAGTCCATCATGACCTACGTGGCCCAATTTCTGGAGCATTTTCCCGACACAGAGGAG ccGGAGGAGCCCCGTGTAGTGATTGAGAGGAGCATCTCCATGGGTCGTCTTAGCTCCTGCGACAGTGACTCGGACCACATAAGGAATGGCGTCCTCTACGGCCATCTGCGGGAGAGGCCCCACATGGTCCACAAGAATTGGGTCAAGCCCCCACCCAAGATCTTAATCTCATCTTTGTCAGTGGACAGGGGGGTATTCTCACCCACCTCCCCAACAGCTGGGGCTCGTTCATGGGCAAGTGAAGACTCTTTGGAAAAGTCTCCACCAGAGGAAGATGTATCCACTAGTATGGGAGGAGATGTCCAGGGCCCTCGGAGGCAAATCTTTACCACCCCAGCCCCTAACTCCCCTTTGTCGTCTTACGTTCACTCACCCATTTGCTCCTCGGTGTCTGAATCAGTGAACAGTGAGTCGGTGAATAGTGAATCGGTGATCAGTGACTCGGCGATTGGCTCTCCAGACTCCTGGATGGAGGGCGACGTGAGGATGACCCCAGAGAGATTTGGTGGGAGCCGAAGCGATAGCTCACTGTGTGACAGCGGCACAGCTTGGGACGTCAGCGGGCCCCTCACCACCCCCGAAGAGGTCACCGCAATTGATGAGGGTCTAAGCCCCCTGTCGGTGGGTATACCCCTGGATGAGCAGTCGATTCCCAAGATGTTTATCGATGAAGGCATCTATTCAATGAGTTCAATGGAGAGCACCCAGGAGAGAATCCAAGTACAATCTGACAAAGAGGAGGAGGACAATAaggcagaggaagcaaaaagTTACATCCAGGACGTTGACCAGGATATGGTGTGTGAGCATGCCTCCAATCAGAAAGAGGTCGAGGACAAAGCAGACGGAGATTCTGAACAAATGGACACAAGTCAACCTCAAAGGGACCATGTATGTGCAGAGCAGCTGTCTTCTTTGGGACCATCTGATGAAAGAAACTTGAACTTCTCTGAGGATGATCACTCCTTGGAGTCTGAGGGAACTAACCAATCACAGTCCAACTCCAACCATAtacccctgacctctgacctttttGAAGAACTTGAGGAAAAGAATGATGTCCAAATGAGCAGTCAAAGGGAATCGGAATGTGCAAGGGAAGCTGCGGAGCTGAATGGAGAGTCAAAGGACCATGAAGGACAATTGAATGTGAAGAGTAGAAGTGTCAGTGGGAGAAATGGAGTGGAAACTGCATGTGAGGGGCAGGAGTCTCTCTCTGAGGGGAAGGTAGAAAAGAAAGGCATTTCAAAGGAAAAGCACAGCGAGGCCAAAGAATATTCAGAGAGACAAGAGGAAGCAAATAAAAGAGTTCTTAATGGCCTCGCAGATCCTCAAAAACATACTGGCACAAAGAGTTATGATTTTGCAGCAAACACACATTCAGAACAACATGAGGCAGTTGACCAGTCTTTAACCAACCAGGATGGATCATCTAAACCAAGTCGTGACCACAGCACGAACCACAATTGTTCACGGGTCTCCGTGACCAgtgaccaaacagaggaggcaaAGGATAGGGCATTTAGCCCAAAGAGAGAAAACCAGGATGGGGATAAAGACCTAGACCGAACAGGTACCTCTGGAAATCAGGAGATTGACACAGATGTCAACAATGAAACTCTTAATGAAAAGAGCTGCACCTCCATTGCAGAAGATGGAGACAAAGCCACAGAAAGTGCCCTGTTGGGAGGACTCTTGGAAGAGAAGTTCAAGCCAATACCCACAGAGCAAACAAGAGAGGTGGCATATCAGGATTCAGTTGATGTAAACCAACATGATACAGTCAGGCTCTCAGAAACGGATTCAGCTGGGTCTGAGGCCACAAATAATGCGGAAataaccacaactccacaaccatACGGCTGTCTTCAAGATGACCAAAATAATGATGTCAGAACCACAACAGAAATCAATAAGTTGGATACACCTCCTCCACTTCGAGCCATAGATACGAAGGGTCACCCTGTTGATTCTGacctgagagacactgagagagatGCAACTGATCAGCTTGACTGCCACCACGTCAAAACGGGAACCCTCTTGTCGGTTGAGGAGGCCGCCATTGCACAATTAAACAGATCCAATCCGGACGACTCGTGGTCAAACTGTGAAACAGGGTCTATGAGTTATAGCCGGTTCAGCGACCCTTCGGACATGGACTTGTTTCATACAGATGCTGACAGGAGTTCTCCCTTAGAGGAGCTTGTCAGTGAACGACTTGAACCCATGGATATGTTCTATCCTGACAAAGAGGAACTTATGTATACGGAGCCACCCGAAGAGGATGTTGAGAGCCAATGGTCTGTTTTCAGCGTGTCTGCCCTCCAACCAGCACCAGCCTCCGAACCACTGCCAGAGACACACACTCCCCAGCAGACCCACGGAAATAgccttacagaaacacacccacCCGACGAGTTGGACAAAGAGTTAAAGTGCACAGTGCATTTAGCAACACAAGAACAG gaGGTTGCAGAGCTCCGCCAGGAGGGTGAAACGCCATCAGAAGCCCAGGAGCAGCCTCGGTGCGTCGGGGAGATGATGGGAGAAGACGGGGGCCACACAGCGAGCGAGGGGGCGAACCTCTGTGATCTCGGCGGGACTCGGGCGGGGAGTCCGAGCTCTGCCAGGGAAAACACGAAGCCTCTGAG GAGTGAAGCTGAAAGTTCCAGAACACCTCACGATAGCCTGATCCCCACAGATCTCCGTCACCGGCTGCTGGCTAATTCCAACGAGGCCTTG GACAATCGGCCAAACGTGTCCACCGTCGAAACACACGATAACAACTCCGATCCTGG gCGGAGGCAGAGCTCACTGCCGGTGACAGACCTGTACATGCTGCTCCTGCTCTGGATGCTGCTCTACTGTCTGTGGGTGCTTCCTCAGATAGACCTTCGCACACTGCCCGGCCTGCTGCTGAACCTGGACcactaa